The genomic window ACCACCTGAACGCCGAGGAGGAGCCCGAGCACCCCGATTATCCGAAGGCCGAGGACTTCCCCGACTTCCGCAAGAACTTCGGCCCGCGCGGGGTCATCCACTCGTGGGCGAACGGCGATGGCACGCAGCGCATCGAGGACACCGGGCCGCTCACGAAGAAGCGCATGGAGACGTGCGACGAGGAGTTCCGCGACGCGGCGTCCGAGTTCATCCGGAAGCAGGCCGACGACGACACGCCGTTCTTCGTGTGGTTCAACTCGACGCACATGCACTTCCGCACCCACCCGAAGCCCGAGAGCATCGGCCGCGCGGGGCGGTGGCAGTCGGAGTACCACGACACGATGCTCGACCACGACGACCTCGTCGGCGACCTGCTCGACCTGCTCGACGAGCTCGGCATCGCCGACAACACGATCGTCATGTACTCGACCGACAACGGTCCGCACATGAACTCGTGGCCCGATGCCGGCATGACGCCGTTCCGCAACGAGAAGAACTCGAACTGGGAGGGCGCGTACCGGGTGCCGGCGATGGTGCGGTGGCCCGGGCACATCCCTGCGGGCACCACGCTGAACGGGATCGTCAGTCACAACGACTGGTTCGTCACGCTGCTCGCTGCCGCCGGCGACTCGGACATCGCGGAGCGGCTCCTCGAGGGCGCCGACCTCGGCGGCACCGAGTACCGCGTGCACCTGGACGGGCACAACCAGCTCGACTACCTCACGGGCGAGGCCGACGAGAGCCCGCGCAAGCACTTCTTCTACGTGTCGGACGACGGCGACCTGACTGCGCTGCGGTTCGACAACTGGAAGATCGTGTTCATGGAGCAGCGCGCCGCGGGAACGCTCGACATCTGGCTCGAGCCGTACGTCGAACTCCGCGCCCCGAAGCTGTTCAACCTCCGCACCGACCCGTACGAGCGCGCCGACATCACCTCGAACACCTACTTCGACTGGATGCTCGACCGCGTCTACCTCTTCATCCCCGCGCAGTCGTACGTGGCGCGGATGCTGCAGACCCTCGTCGACTTCCCGCAGCGTCAGCGGTCGGCGAGCTTCAGCATCGACCAGGTGCTCGAGAAGCTGAAGACGGTCGGCGGCAGCGCCTGAGCTGATCGCGACCGGTACGAGGTCGGATGCCCCGCCTGCGAGTCGCAGGCGGGGCATCCGTTCGTTCGGAGCGTGGAGCGCCCCGATCAGGCGTGGTGCCGGCGCTCGAGCGCCGCGCCCTCCACGTCGACGTCGGGCAGGATGCGGTCGAGCCACTTCGGGATCCACCAGGCCGACTTGCCGAGGAGGTGCATCAGCGCGGGCATGAGGAGCATCCGGACGACGAAGGCGTCGATCAGCACGCCGAACGCGAGGCCGAAGCCGATCGAGCGGATCATCGTCGACTCGGCGAACACGAAGCCGCCGAACACCGAGATCATGATGAGCCCGGCGGCGATGACCACCGAGCGACCGGCTCGGAACCCGCGGGCGACGGCGAGGCGCGCGGGTGCACCGTGCACGTACGCCTCCCGCATGCCGGTCGACAGGAACAGCTGGTAGTCCATCGCCAGGCCGAACAGGATGCCGACGAGGATCACCGGCAGGAAGCTCAGGATCGGCCCGGTCTGGATGCCGAGCAGGTCGGCGCCCCAGCCCCACTGGAACAGCGCGGTCGTCGCACCGAACGTCGCGAACAGCGACAGGATGAACCCGCCGGTGGCGATGAGCGGCACCAGGATCGACCGGAACACCAGGATCATGATCAGCAGCGAGAGGCCGACGACCACGGTCAGGTAGAGCGGCAGCACTCCGGCGAGGTTCGCGGAGATGTCGATGTTGATCGCGGCCTGGCCGGCGACGCCGAGCGTGTACTCGTCGTCGCCCGTCGACGACTCGATCGGCGGCAGCTCGCGCAGGTCGCGGACGAGCTGCTCGGTCGATTCGCTGTTCGGGCCCTCAGCGGGCACGACCTGGAACGCGGTGAGCGTGCCGTCGTCGGAGACGTCGATCGGTGCGACCGCGACGACGTCCTCCTGGTCGGCGAGGACGGCGGCGATGTCGGCCTGGG from Agromyces sp. LHK192 includes these protein-coding regions:
- a CDS encoding arylsulfatase — translated: MSDKPNILIIWGDDIGISNLSAYSDGLMGYRTPNIDRIANEGVKFTDYYGEQSCTAGRAAFITGQNPYRTGLTKVGMPGAPLGLQAEDPTIATALKAQGYATGQFGKNHLGDRDEHLPTAHGFDEFFGNLYHLNAEEEPEHPDYPKAEDFPDFRKNFGPRGVIHSWANGDGTQRIEDTGPLTKKRMETCDEEFRDAASEFIRKQADDDTPFFVWFNSTHMHFRTHPKPESIGRAGRWQSEYHDTMLDHDDLVGDLLDLLDELGIADNTIVMYSTDNGPHMNSWPDAGMTPFRNEKNSNWEGAYRVPAMVRWPGHIPAGTTLNGIVSHNDWFVTLLAAAGDSDIAERLLEGADLGGTEYRVHLDGHNQLDYLTGEADESPRKHFFYVSDDGDLTALRFDNWKIVFMEQRAAGTLDIWLEPYVELRAPKLFNLRTDPYERADITSNTYFDWMLDRVYLFIPAQSYVARMLQTLVDFPQRQRSASFSIDQVLEKLKTVGGSA